In Lolium rigidum isolate FL_2022 chromosome 3, APGP_CSIRO_Lrig_0.1, whole genome shotgun sequence, the genomic window GTGGTGGGAGCGGAGGCAGTGGGGGCAGCGGCGGAGGAGGGAGTAGCGGAGGTGGTGGCAGCGGTGGTAGCGGAGGCGGGGGTGGTGGCAGCAGCggaggaggcggcagcggcggcggcggatcgggaggaggaggcggcggcggcggacgtggaGGGCGGTGCCCGGTCGACGCGCTGAAGCTGGGCGTGTGCGCCAACGTGCTGAACGGCCTCATCAACCTGGAGCTCGGAAAGCCGCCGAAGAAGCCGTGCTGCACCCTGATCCAGGGCCTCGCCGACCTGGAGGCCGCCGTGTGCCTGTGCACCGCACTGAGGGCCAACATCCTGGGCATCAACCTCAACGTGCCCATCGACCTCAGCCTCCTCGTCAACTACTGCGGCAAGAGCGTCCCTAGAGGCTTCCAGTGCCCCTAGACATCCATCCTTCGTTGGAATATATATACTGCCTACATGATCTGCTTGcatttgcatgcatgcatgatcttcTTGCTTAATTTACCACTTCGTGCTCTATATGTTCGTCTGTGGGGTGATATATGTTGTAGCCACTTCCCTTAGCTGTTGTTATGCTATGCTTATGGATCGTCCAGGTAGGTTAGACACTATGCTTCTGGATGGAGTTCTCATATATGATCTCGTGCAACATGTACCGCTAGCTACGGCTACTAGTATTTGCTTGAACAAGAGGTTCCGCTTACATTTTCCTCATAATTATAATAAAA contains:
- the LOC124694497 gene encoding putative glycine-rich cell wall structural protein 1 isoform X1 — encoded protein: MAKKVAVIATLLALNLLFFTFSDACGCQCGACPSPGGGGGGGGGGGGGGGGGPGGGGGSGGSGGSGGGGSSGGGGSGGSGGGGGGSSGGGGSGGGGSGGGGGGGGRGGRCPVDALKLGVCANVLNGLINLELGKPPKKPCCTLIQGLADLEAAVCLCTALRANILGINLNVPIDLSLLVNYCGKSVPRGFQCP
- the LOC124694497 gene encoding putative lipid-binding protein AIR1 isoform X2, with protein sequence MAKKVAVIATLLALNLLFFTFSDACGWRCPVDALKLGVCANVLNGLINLELGKPPKKPCCTLIQGLADLEAAVCLCTALRANILGINLNVPIDLSLLVNYCGKSVPRGFQCP